tctgggtgagtttgatgctgactcacctggggtgaccgagaagcgttccgcctgccatctctactcccagacggacccccccagcaccgatcagacgtgtgtcctctccgaccacagttggtgcagggaaggcctcctcctccggtacccctcggcgcagcccctcccaactccattggaatgggagcggaggggctgggtggtggaacgcacagaaccctctctgaacgcccgcgggcagccagcagattatccagtcgaatggacatgtcaatcagctgatccatttacatttacatggaagccagtggagagaacggaggagcggggtgacgtggagagaacttgggaaggttgaacaccagacgggctgcggcgttctggatgagttgaaggggtttaatggcacaggcagggagcccagccaacagcgagttgcagtaatccagacgggagatgacaagtgcctggattaggacctgcgccgcttcctgtgtgaggcagggtcgtactctgcggatgttgtagagcatgaacctacaggaacgggccaccgccttgatgttagttgagaacgacagggtgttgtccaggatcacgccaaggttcttggcgctctgggaggaggacacaatggagttgtcaaccgtgatggcgagatcatggaacgggcagtccttccccgggaggaagagcagctccgtcttgccgaggttcagcttgaggtggtgatccgtcatccacactgatatgtctgccagacatgcagagatgcgattcgccacctggtcatcagaagggggaaaggagaagattaattgtgtgtcgtctgcatagcaatgataagagagaccatgtgaggttatgacagagccaagtgacttggtgtatagcgagaataggagagggccaagaacagagccctgggggacaccagtggtgagagcgcgtggtgaggagacagattctcgccacgccacctggtaggagcgacctgtcaggtaggacgcaatccaagcgtgggccgcgccggagatgcccaactcggagagggtggagaggaggatctgatggttcacagtatcgaaggcagccgatagatctagaaggatgagagcagaggagagagagttagctttagcagtgcggagcgcctccgtgatacagaggagagcagtctcagttgaatgactagtcttgaaacctgactgatttggatcaagaaggtcattcagagagagatagcgggagagctggccaaggacggcacgttcaagagttttggagagaaaagaaaNNNNNNNNNNNNNNNNNNNNNNNNNNNNNNNNNNNNNNNNNNNNNNNNNNNNNNNNNNNNNNNNNNNNNNNNNNNNNNNNNNNNNNNNNNNNNNNNNNNNGGCCTTTGGATTCTGGATGAAAGCGTTATGAAAGCTTAGTTCACAAAGAACATTCCTCGTCAAAAGTTAGCAAGATATTAGCAGCGTTATACAGAACTGCCTTTTATCTTTCATTGGTACAAAACAATACCCTCTTTCTTCAGGCATAAAAAAGGGCAGTTTTCTAAACGCCATATTAAATCACCAAGGACATTCTTCATCGAAATCAAAAGCTTTGAGCTAAACCTTCCTTGGCATTTTTTTTATTGTGATTTTTTCCTCATATATTTTTCCATTAAAATAATGGACTTCATGGAAATAAATAAGTATGAAAATAAGGGCATTTGCTGCATGCCTGAGGCAGTCATTCAGAGGGAAAATCACAAACTATAAAAATGACCTTGAAGAGGCTGCCTGTATTGTGTCATTGTTGGGTAACAAAAATAAAATGGCCTCTTGAACCAGTTCCAAGCTGGTGCACTACAGCGTAGGAGACAGCAGGTACATACTGCAGAGATACATTTGGAAACTGTCACTCTTATTTCTCAGTGCACCTGGCAAGAAGCCTTTGGaagcctggcacacacacacacacagaaagctgTGGGAAAGAGGCTCTAGGACTGACAGACATCACTGGGCGTGTCAATCTCCTCCCTcactacagtgtgtgtgagtgaaatgGGAAGACAAGGTGAAGCAGCTCTGTATACAATTATATTCTCAGCTTGACAGTAGGAGGTGATTCAGATTGTTTGTGTGGTGGACAGATGAGATGTAGTGGCTTTGGTAAGCAGCAGTCAGGGATAGAATGTCACCCTGTTGGAgcctagccctctctctttctgtctttccctctctctgtgtgccctGGACTGGCCTCGACACACACAGGCCCCTTGGCTCCACCAAGGCCCCAGACCGTACAACAGCTGCACTCCAGTCCTGCCGGTGAcgaccacacaaacacatgcacacacgcacaaagCCAACCAACACCAAAATCCGTCTGGGCAGGCGAGGGACGGCAGTATATGTATGtgggcagtatgtgtgtgtgtacgttcctATGTCAGTGCATGTTCCAACTGTGTGCACCTGTGCCTACTCCGTAATCGACCAGGGTTGAATATCACATTCTAAGAGGGCAACTTGTTATCAACATTTACGATTGGCTGATGCACTTCCTGCCGTAGTTGGCCAGCAAGAAATCTCTGATTTATACTTGGGACCAGCCGTGCCAAAGAACAGTGAGGGTGTTCAGTGTTAGGAAGGTTTGAGCCAGCTGAGAAAGCAGTTTCCTGCCTTGACAGCTGTGTCAGTTTGTGTCCCACTGAAACCGCTACACCATAACGTGTTCCAGGCAGCCATTTGGAGCCCAGCGCTAACCGTGCTAGTAATTACACCCTGAGAGGCTGTAGGCTATATTGAGAGTGTGGAGTAATGATGCTAGCGGGTGTGTACTGAGCAGTGGTGGTGCTTTTTTTGCAATTAATACAAGCAGGACAGTCTGGCTGTAAAATTGTATTATTTTTGTATTGGATTCAGTGTTTttattcaaatcaaagtttgaGGGGAAAGTGAAAGATGTGCACTATAGTGTAAAGTGGTGGCAAATATAAAAGTGGCCTATGGGACGAAAATGACGACTACAATTTGATTACCTGTCAAACAATTACACAGCAAATCACTATTACAATGCGGTTTACACTTGGTCTAATGACATGTCTATTAGAATGAGACAAGTGTAGCTGGTCAAAACGAGATTTAATGTATACTCATGTGGAATGTCTGTGGACCATCACTGCGACTCTCGGTTCTCTTGTTACACAGACATGAAAACAGGTCATGTCTCTGACAGTCGGTTCCCTTGTTGCACAGACATGAAAACAGGTCATGTCTCTGACAGTCGGTTCCCTTGTTACACAGACATGAAAACAGGTCATGTCTCTGACAGTCGGTTCCCTTGTTGCACAGACATGAAAACAGGTCATGTCTCTGACAGTCGGTTCCCTTGTTACACAGACATGAAAACAGGTCATGTCTCTGACAGTCGGTTCCCTTGTTACACAGACATGAAAACAGGTCATGTCTCTGACAGTCGGTTCCCTTGTTACACAGACATGAAAACAGGTCATGTCTCTCTGACAGTCGGTTCCCTTGTTACACAGACATGAAAACAGGTCATGTCTCTCTGACAGTCGGTTCCCTTGTTGCACAGACATGAAAACAGGTCATGTCTCTGACAGTCGGTTCCCTTGTTGCACAGACATGAAAACAGGTCATGTCTCTGACAGTCGGTTCCCTTGTTACACAGACATGAAAACAGGTCATGTCTCTGACAGTCCCTTGGTTCCCTTGTTACACAGACATGAAAACAGGTCATGTCTCTGACAGTCGGTTCCCTTCCCTTGTTACACAGACATGAAAACAGGTCATGTCTCTGACAGTCGGTTCCCTTGTTACACAGACATGAAAACAGGTCATGTCTCTGACAGTCGGTTCCCTTGTTACACAGACATGAAAACAGGTCATGTCTCTGACAGTCGGTTCCCTTGTTACACAGACATGAAAACAGGTCATGTCTCTGACAGTCGGTTCCCTTGTTACACAGACATGAAAACAGGTCATGTCTCTGACAGTCGGTTCCCTTGTTACACAGACATGAAAACAGGTCATGTCTCTCTGACAGTCGGTTCCCTTGTTACACAGACATGAAAACAGGTCATGTCTCTGACAGTCGGTTCCCTTGTTACACAGACATGAAAACAGGTCATGTCTCTGACAGTCGGTTCCCTTGTTACACAGACATGAAAACAGGTCATGTTCTGACAGTCATGGTTCCCTTGTTGCACAGACATGAAAACAGGTCATGTCTCTGACAGTCGGTTCCCTTGTTACACAGACATGAAAACAGGTCATGTCTCTGACAGTCGGTTCCCTTGTTACACAGACATGAAAACAGGTCATGTCTCTGACGACACAGACATCAGGTTCCCTTGTTACACAGACATGAAAACAGGTCATGTCTCTGACAGTCGGTTCCCTTGTTACACAGACATGAAAACAGGTCATGTCTCTGACAGTCGGTTCCCTTGTTACACAGACATGAAAACAGGTCATGTCTCTGACAGTCGGTTCCCTTGTTACACAGACATTCATGTCTCTGACAGTCGGTTCCCTTgttacagacacagacatgaaAACAGGTCATGTCTCTGACAGTCGGTTCCCTTGTTACACAGACATGAAAACAGGTCATGTCTCTGACAGTCGGTTCCCTTGTTACACAGACATGAAAACAGGTCATGTCTCTGACAGTCGACAGTCGGTTCCCCCTTGTTACACAGACATGAAAACAGGTCATGTCTCTGACAGTCGGTTCCCTTGTTGCACAGACATGAAAACAGGTCATGTCTCTGACAGTCGGTTCCCTTGTTGCACAGACATGAAAACAGGTCATGTCTCTGACAGTCGGTTCCCTTGTTGCACAGACATGAAAACAGGTCATGTCTCTGATGTCTCACAGTCGGTTCCCTTGTTGCACAGACATGAAAACAGGTCATGTCTCTGACAGTCGGTTCCCTTGTTGCACAGACATGAAAACAGGTCATGTCTCTGACAGTCGGTTCCCTTGTTACACAGACATGAAAACAGGTCATGTCTCTCTGACAGTCGGTTCCCTTGTTGCACAGACATGAAAACAGGTCATGTCTCTGACAGTCGGTTCCCTTGTTACACAGACATGAAAACAGGTCATGTCTCTGACAGTCGGTTCCCTTGTTACACAGACATGAAAACAGGTCATGTCTCTACGACAGTCGGTTCCCTTGTTACACAGACATGAAAACAGGTCATGTCTCTGACAGTCGGTTCCCTTGTTGCACAGACATGAAAACAGGTCATGTCTCTGACAGTCGGTTCCCTTGTTACACAGACATGAAAACAGGTCATGTCTCTGACAGTCGGTTCCCTTGTTGCACAGACATGAAAACAGGTCATGTCTCTGACAGTCGGTTCCCTTGTTGCACAGACATGAAAACAGGTCATGTCTCTGACAGTCGGTTCCCTTGTTGCACAGACATGAAAACAGGTCATGTCTCTGACGACAGTCGGTTCCCTTGTTGCACAGACATGAAAACAGGTCATGTCTCTGACAGTCGGTTCCCTTGTTACACAGACATGAAAACAGGTCATGTCTCTGACAGTCGGTTCCCTTGTTGCACAGACATGAAAACAGGTCATGTCTCTGACAGTCGGTTCCCTTGTTGCACAGACATGAAAACAGGTCATGTCTCTGACAGTCGGTTCCCTTGTTGCACAGACATGAAAACAGGTCATGTCTCTGCGACTGTCCGTTGTCCTGGTTACTGGGCTGCTACAGCAACAAATCCATCTGGGGCAAGACGTGGCAGGAGTTCTAAAATTGACACAGAATGACCTACTTTTATTTCGTCACACTCACAAGCGTAAGCAATTTTACCTTGCAGGTAATGATGATGTTGTGTTCAATTTCCTCAATGAATAAAAAGTAGCTATCGTAAGTTCCGACGTCATCAGCTATAACGTTACTCTGTTCATTTCTGTAactggctagccagctagctatttAGCCAACAAGCTCGCAACGAACCAAATCATTGTTTAGAAAGTACCTTTGAGTTGCCTGGCTGTCGTTTTGTGTTTATCATTTTTCATAACGACAACGTCAAGTTTGATGTTGGACGAAAATATAATGTTCATTTTGTCACAGTGACAACAGTCCACAAACATTGATAGACCAACTGCAAACCAGCCTTTAAAGTAACAGAACGCAACAGCAAGGCCGCAATAATCTGCGAGAAAGCCTTCAATTATAGGAAGCGGGACAATTTATCGTTGCAGCTCAGGGACAGGCAGTGGGATGAGGGAGAACCAAATTGGGGCAGTTCTGTGTGTTTGCGCGCGCGATGTGCCTAGAGGCATTCAAGAGAGAGAAAGGCGCTGCTGCTAGAGAGCATGTGAGTTTTTACCACTGACAGCTTTCCTGAAACCTTCAATGTGCCTCATCTAATCCTCCCAAAAAGAGATGGTGGGAAGGCATGAGGggagagttgacagagagagagagagagagagggggaaagagaccgagagggagtgggagagagatttaaaaaatattcaaTTACTTTGAGTTTAGTCATAGTGGGCCTGGGGCCTCCAACGAAGTGCACCTCCTTCATCGTCATCTCCAGGCTTTCCTGATTTGCTTGGCTGGACTGTTGTGTTTCGGCTATGGTTGGGGGGCCGGTAGTGAAGGCCTTGGGGGTGGAGAGGGCCATCCCACAGGCCTGGGCCGCCCTGGGGACCCCGGGGACTTCCTGGACCTGGAGGTACCAGCGCAGCAAGAGAGGCAGCTGGGATAGCGCGCTGGCGTTGTGGCTCTGGAGGGAGCtctgtgggggaggaggaggggaaagtgAAGACAATGGCCTGAGTCAGCTAAGTGATTCATCAGAAGTGTCATCTGCACTGAACCAAGAGCCCAGGTTCCACCAGGCTGATCCCCTCCACTTATCACCCctctggagatggaggagagagacaggcactAAGAAAGGCAAGGgttggaagagagagatggacagctgtagaggggtgtgtatgtgtgtgtgtgtatgttagttattctatccttgtggggaattaaatccccacaaggatagtaaaacaagaaaATGTTTCCCTCTTGGGGACATTTCCCACATTCCCATGAGGACAAAGACTATTTtaagtttaggggttaggtttagggttacaattaaggttaggattggggtgaggggctagtggttagagttagggttagtgctATAGTAAGGTTTAGGGGttggggaaaataggattttgaatggaaattaaTTGAAGGTTCCCATGAGGATAGAAgaacataacgtgtgtgtgtgtgtgtgtgtgtgtgtgtgtgtgtgtgtgtgtgtgtgtgtgtgtgtgtgtgtgtgtgtgtgtgtgtgtgtgtgtgtgtgtgtgtgtgtgtgtgtgtgtgtgtgtgtgtgtgtgtgtgtgtgtgtgtgtgtgtgtgtgtgtttccaagagagagagagtgagaagaaaggtagagggaaacagacagagcatAGAAAGAGGTGACAGTAGATAAAGCCAAGGGTCTTTTATCTGGCTCTCTGGCCTGTGGATCTGTGGATAGACAGCGGTGGCTgtgtgggagaagagaggagacatgcTAGGCTGAGTGTGAAACTGGAAACCACTGGAGCACAGCTGACCCCTAAGAGCCTCATTGTGAGAACTTCACTTCATTCCAATCCCAGGCTATACAGCTatgagaacaggaggagagatggaagaggagagaggtgtgcAGAGGAGACCCTGTTGACCGCTTGGCTCCAAGGCATAATAGATCGATAACTAACACCCCGTTGTGGCATCTCATAAAAACCCAAACCAccaaaacactaaacaaaatatgGGAAATCTATAACTAAAAAGTTCCCAGGAAAATTCAGCGAGGGGCAAATTAAAATAACTTTATTTTACAAACTAACTTGATgatgaactacagtaagtgattGGCAGCAAATCTCATCCTTTCAACACCACTCTCGCAACCTAATTTCTCACATCCGAAATTAGGCTCTGACGATGACATCATTTTAAAATCAGCACGTCGAACCAAGCATGACCCCAAGCCGGTTCATTGAAATGCATATCAACCAACTACATTTAAAATAGACCTATTTGTCATCATCCACAGCCAGGTGGACCACCTGTGAGAATAGAATctgtgctgacacacacacacacacacacacacacacacacacacacacacacacacacacacacacacacacacacacacacacacacacacacacacacacacacacacacacacacacactcttaggaAGGCACTGTTCTGCCTGGTTTCCACTGTATAAAGCCTCTGTGGGTGTACAGGTACCACCTGATGAGACATTCAATATAGAAGGGCATCATGCATCATTTCAGAGGCCTTCATAATACGGTCGACATGGCAACAGGTGTAAGTACTCAAATGAGGTAGCAGGTGATGACGGGACAATAGGGTAATATGCTACTGTTAAAATAAAATGTGCCACACACTCAGAGCTACCACTTGTCTAAAACTAGCATGGAGACTAAACAGGCCTGGGAAATGCACATTGCAAAAGAAGTGCTGGTAGTTTACATATTTAGTGACCAGCAGAAGGGAGGCTTGGTCCGTGGAATATAAATCAAGTGCATAAAGCAAGAACTCTGTAGCCTgagtctcagatctgtttgtgctgttttgcCAGTGACAGCAATGGTGTTgaaaagacagcacaaacagatctaggaCTCAGGCTAAGAGTTCTAGACTAACTTCCCTTCAAACATATAACTAACAAATAACCTCCAAGGGCCTTCCTTACCAGGTATTGATGGATACAAGGCAGCAACACCACATCAGTCAGAGTGAAGTACAGCCCCTCGGCAAACACATGCTCCAGCTGCGGCAGCTCTGTGGTCTTCACTTTCCTGATGTCAGAGCTCTCCCTAATGGTCGTGGACGGAACTGCACCACTATCCACATACAGCTTGGCCAGGGCTGCTTGGAGTTCTAGCCCGTTGGCGGACTGCGAATCCTGGGGCTGGGTGACGTCTGTCCCTTGGTCCTCTTGGAGGTCCTGAGAGATTTTCTTCTGGTGGTTCTTCTGCTGCTGCTGGAGCTTCTGCCGGCGGATCTTGTCATCGTTGTGCACCTTGACGGGCTCGCCTAGTGTCTTTTCAAGGTTGAGGAGGGCAGATGGGAGGTGCAGGGATGGGTTAGTGGGCTGCCGGAGGTGGGCCTCCACGGCTGAGGGGATACTGAGCTCACACAGCCTGGTCCACTGGCTCACCTataagggagaggaggaacatgCATTCATTTGGACTAATATTTGTGGCATTGGTGTAATGTGGAGTGGTATTTTTATACAGCAGTACTGTGTGTCCAAGACAAAGAGTAAACAAGTTTATGCCATCTTATTCACTAGCTCATAAAAAATCCCTCTGGAAGAACATAAGATTCAATTGGTTTTCCAATGGGAAAGCTCCTACTGATGTGTGACAATTTAATTATGCCTAGAAACAAAAATCAAAAACACTAATCTCAGCTATACACAAACAGAATCATTCATAGTTTTGCCAATGGCACTGCATGCATACCATAATAATTGAGTCTTGCCCCTTACCTCAGCGCAGGCCTTCAGACAGGTCTTCTTGAACCCTAGCAGTGATGCTGCATCCTTCCTTCTGGGGTCTGCCTCACAGGTCCTGTCTATAATATGCCTGAGCACCACAGCCAGCCCGGCCCTGCAGTACCTCCCAGTCTCATCCAGTATGGCGGGGAGACGGCAGCCCCTCACCAACACAGGCAGGTCCTTGACATGGACCATCGAGACAGCTAAAGACGTTGGTACCTGTCGAAGCAATATCGTTGTTACACATATCGATGTTGACATGTATTCATTCACCTTCACTATATTGTGTCAAATAGTTGACTGAAACCTGCTCAGTAAAGTTTTCCTGACTTCTTTGCCTGTCATTACTGTCTACAACACAAAGCAAATCGACAATGACAAACCTGTGACTTCCAGGATTGTGAGCTTTGTGTGTCAGGCTTGGCAGAGACGAAGAAGACTTTGAATGATGTGCACTCACAGTAAGACAGGAGGAAGAGTGAGATGGAGGTGTGTAGGGGAACAGAGGGCTGCTCGTTTTGGGATGATAATTCCAGGTAGAGACACTCTGGCTGCTCCTGATGTGGGTCTGTCTGCGTCATTGTGACAGGAAGGTACTCAATAGGTTGAATATTGGTGTCAATCAAACCTGTAAACACGACAAATGGTATTGTGGCAACAAACTCTGACCAAAGTTCGCTGACTAAAGTTAACTCCATACATCTCAAGATGTATGTCTATATCGTGAAGTAGAGTTTAGTCTGCTAGAATAAAGTTGCTAGCTAAGACTAGCATATGCTTGCATATCCAACGTTAACTTACCTACTGTTAGCTAGGTAGTAGCTGTCTAGCTAGGTATACATTTAGCTAGTGCTCTACATAGTTAGCCCACGCCTCGTTTCTGCTTAGGTTCTGACAATCAAGCAAACTATGATACATTGAAATGAGCTACTTACAGTTCATGTGAAGCTCACAGTGCACGTTGTTATAGTAAGCACGTCACTTCCTCAAGTCAGTTCCACGGGTAACAGTCAATACAGACCGACCTCATCAATGATACATACTTCAATTAAATGTAAACATTGTATTACAAAATGATGTATACACTATATAGTTATAGTGACGTATTTTGAATACAGTCTAGATAATCAAAATATGCTACGGGTAATGTCGAGGACCGTGCAACAAATTAGCTTGCTTGTTTCTTCGGATGTATTTAGTGGATGGACAAGAATGCCGCTAGGAATTAAAGGCGTTTAAGCTACAGTAGCtcaaatgtgacttgttaagttaCTGTGAATACTTACGTGTCATAATAACCACATTGGTGTGAGAAATACACGTTAAAGATATTTAAGAGTAAGGTAAGGTAATCAAACATGACGAATTGCAACTAACctttgctagcttgctagctacttgaGCTAGCTAGCAGGTTTCCCAACCAAGGCTAACGTTAACT
This sequence is a window from Oncorhynchus gorbuscha isolate QuinsamMale2020 ecotype Even-year linkage group LG17, OgorEven_v1.0, whole genome shotgun sequence. Protein-coding genes within it:
- the LOC124001580 gene encoding glutathione S-transferase C-terminal domain-containing protein-like, encoding MNCLIDTNIQPIEYLPVTMTQTDPHQEQPECLYLELSSQNEQPSVPLHTSISLFLLSYCECTSFKVFFVSAKPDTQSSQSWKSQVPTSLAVSMVHVKDLPVLVRGCRLPAILDETGRYCRAGLAVVLRHIIDRTCEADPRRKDAASLLGFKKTCLKACAEVSQWTRLCELSIPSAVEAHLRQPTNPSLHLPSALLNLEKTLGEPVKVHNDDKIRRQKLQQQQKNHQKKISQDLQEDQGTDVTQPQDSQSANGLELQAALAKLYVDSGAVPSTTIRESSDIRKVKTTELPQLEHVFAEGLYFTLTDVVLLPCIHQYLSSLQSHNASALSQLPLLLRWYLQVQEVPGVPRAAQACGMALSTPKAFTTGPPTIAETQQSSQANQESLEMTMKEVHFVGGPRPTMTKLKNSCHVLPQMDLLL